A genome region from Mesorhizobium sp. B2-1-8 includes the following:
- a CDS encoding bifunctional DNA primase/polymerase: MQPLVETEYAIELLAKGYICVPLREGGKHLDLQAMEYHPLHLQGRRKDLKELAFRSIAFQLSQKPPTREETRHWFREFAGNVGIVAGHGNLLILDFDDSAGYLAWSCKYARLSSCTPVARSPNGFHVYLRTREPAVSSSLYSGVRRVGHVKALGGYIVGSPSVLKDGSCYNWLKDQSPFDVDPQPVESLASLSLRAVSPFKHCYDRVLKRGFFLPQ, translated from the coding sequence ATGCAGCCTCTAGTCGAAACGGAATACGCAATCGAGCTCTTGGCTAAGGGGTACATCTGTGTGCCGCTGCGAGAAGGTGGCAAGCATCTCGATCTTCAGGCGATGGAATATCACCCGCTACATTTGCAGGGCCGTCGAAAAGACCTCAAAGAATTGGCGTTCCGCTCGATTGCCTTTCAGCTTTCGCAGAAGCCACCGACACGTGAGGAAACCCGGCACTGGTTTCGTGAATTTGCCGGAAATGTCGGGATCGTAGCGGGACACGGCAACCTTCTCATCTTGGATTTCGATGATTCAGCGGGCTATCTGGCCTGGTCCTGTAAGTACGCACGCCTTTCGAGTTGCACGCCGGTCGCAAGATCGCCGAATGGATTCCACGTCTATCTCAGGACCCGCGAACCGGCGGTTTCGTCCAGCCTCTATAGCGGCGTGCGGCGTGTCGGCCACGTCAAGGCGCTTGGCGGTTACATCGTTGGAAGTCCTTCCGTCCTCAAGGACGGCTCCTGCTACAACTGGTTGAAGGACCAGTCGCCGTTCGACGTCGACCCGCAGCCAGTCGAAAGCCTGGCCAGTCTTTCACTTCGCGCGGTCTCGCCATTCAAACATTGCTATGACCGCGTTCTGAAGCGCGGCTTTTTCTTGCCACAATGA
- a CDS encoding glycosyltransferase → MSIPGRAQPDISIIIPARNAAVTIDATLRSLLPERSLIGEVLLVEDGSSDQTAAISVQSALRYGLPLEILAVRLGSAGAARNAGIARAKGKFIFFLDADDEVMAGGLGLLHDALLRHPEAGLSVGASIRRARGRPDKLKTPHGYTSDRASNARRYLLNEAWPIAMGSALVATSATATVRFPETTSLDEDTCYWAALLARAQVATIPAPVLLYHHDEERMARRFVLAPRATFLAIAVELDKLADSGIAKEVLQWRKAWIALRISRQLIKHNRYSYAMSMMRAVRAHKSLGRSWKATQYRIRIRFGAMMERPDYPSRAGADTERRTLIVSFDPAFPPVSGADLRNFNNASLAAEYGPVRLVSVRPPGNPSQPSDARINAVGLTIDGEPRSASLGWWRIAEENRIPRTALVRLRSLVQTFKPDTIVVEGIGLFKLLRPLRPLTKQLILDMHNVESELAAQLRHIRPARSPAVLGIRRLERKAQSIVDRVWVCSNEDRERLMALAGRTMPVDVVPNGIPNVEAIPDVLPAEAPADSGYPVILFIGHLGYPPNVDAAERLAHAILPHIRQTLPDAKLVLAGRSPKATVRALAGLPGVELVENPESVAPLLSGAHLSIIPLGAGGGTRIKILEAMAWGVPVIATPLAAEGLGLVENDQVLLSASDEGLAAMAVDLSLDAERRVRQRFRAHQAVWAKFGPQAIRDAVRAGLALDNGDNDPPFPIIP, encoded by the coding sequence ATGAGCATCCCGGGGCGAGCGCAACCCGACATCAGCATCATCATCCCGGCAAGAAATGCCGCGGTGACGATCGACGCCACGTTGCGAAGCCTTCTGCCCGAAAGGAGCCTGATCGGTGAGGTTCTTCTGGTCGAAGATGGCTCCAGCGATCAGACCGCGGCGATCTCGGTGCAAAGCGCCCTGCGGTATGGATTGCCGCTGGAGATCCTGGCCGTGCGGCTGGGCAGCGCGGGTGCTGCCCGGAACGCCGGAATTGCGCGGGCCAAGGGCAAGTTCATATTCTTCCTCGATGCCGACGACGAGGTGATGGCGGGAGGGTTGGGGCTATTACATGATGCGCTCCTGCGCCATCCGGAGGCCGGCCTGTCGGTAGGGGCCAGCATTCGACGTGCCAGGGGCCGGCCGGACAAGCTCAAGACTCCACATGGGTACACGAGCGACCGGGCGTCGAACGCCCGCCGGTATCTCCTCAACGAGGCATGGCCGATCGCCATGGGCAGCGCATTGGTCGCAACCTCGGCAACGGCCACCGTGCGCTTTCCGGAGACCACCAGCCTGGATGAGGACACGTGCTACTGGGCGGCCCTGCTCGCCCGCGCCCAGGTGGCGACAATTCCCGCTCCGGTGCTTCTCTATCACCATGACGAAGAAAGGATGGCGCGGCGGTTCGTTCTGGCTCCGCGCGCCACTTTTCTGGCGATAGCTGTCGAGTTGGACAAGCTTGCCGATTCAGGCATTGCCAAGGAAGTTCTGCAGTGGCGGAAGGCCTGGATAGCTCTGCGGATTTCAAGGCAGCTTATCAAACACAACCGATACAGCTATGCGATGAGCATGATGCGTGCCGTTCGCGCCCACAAGAGTCTGGGGCGGAGCTGGAAGGCAACGCAATATCGTATTCGAATTCGCTTCGGAGCCATGATGGAAAGGCCTGACTACCCGTCGCGCGCTGGCGCGGACACGGAAAGACGCACGCTGATCGTGTCCTTCGACCCGGCGTTTCCGCCGGTTTCCGGAGCGGACCTGAGAAATTTCAACAATGCCAGCCTTGCGGCCGAGTATGGCCCGGTCCGGCTTGTCTCGGTCAGGCCCCCAGGCAACCCGTCACAGCCGTCCGATGCGCGCATCAATGCGGTTGGCCTGACGATCGATGGAGAACCGCGTTCGGCCTCTCTCGGCTGGTGGAGGATCGCGGAGGAGAACCGTATTCCCCGCACGGCACTGGTGCGGCTGCGGAGCTTGGTGCAAACCTTCAAACCCGACACGATCGTCGTCGAGGGTATCGGCCTTTTCAAGCTGTTGCGACCTTTGCGTCCCCTGACGAAACAGCTCATCCTCGACATGCACAATGTCGAATCCGAACTGGCGGCACAGCTGCGCCATATCCGTCCAGCGCGATCTCCGGCGGTTCTTGGCATCCGGCGGCTGGAGAGAAAAGCACAATCCATCGTCGACAGGGTCTGGGTCTGCTCGAACGAGGATCGCGAGAGGCTGATGGCGCTTGCCGGGCGCACAATGCCCGTCGATGTCGTTCCCAATGGGATTCCCAACGTCGAGGCCATTCCCGATGTGCTACCGGCGGAAGCACCGGCCGACAGCGGCTATCCGGTGATCCTGTTCATCGGGCATCTCGGCTATCCGCCAAACGTCGATGCCGCCGAGCGATTGGCCCATGCCATATTGCCTCATATCCGGCAAACTTTGCCCGACGCCAAACTCGTTCTCGCCGGGCGCAGCCCGAAGGCAACCGTGCGGGCGCTGGCCGGATTGCCTGGCGTCGAGCTCGTCGAAAATCCCGAAAGCGTGGCGCCGCTCCTGTCCGGCGCGCATCTCAGCATCATCCCGCTCGGGGCCGGCGGGGGCACGCGCATCAAGATTCTGGAGGCGATGGCCTGGGGGGTGCCGGTGATCGCGACACCGCTCGCGGCCGAGGGGCTGGGCCTGGTCGAGAATGACCAGGTGCTTCTGTCGGCCAGCGACGAAGGACTGGCCGCCATGGCCGTCGACCTTTCTCTCGACGCCGAACGCCGGGTACGGCAGCGCTTTCGCGCGCATCAGGCCGTATGGGCCAAGTTTGGCCCGCAGGCCATCCGCGATGCTGTCCGCGCCGGGCTTGCATTGGACAACGGCGACAACGACCCGCCATTTCCCATCATCCCATGA